The Penaeus monodon isolate SGIC_2016 chromosome 5, NSTDA_Pmon_1, whole genome shotgun sequence genome window below encodes:
- the LOC119572945 gene encoding protein spaetzle 3-like, with protein MALTLSILLVCTGVVLGSVHPPTYGHHPQPAYGHHAPAYGHQHAYDNGYCDPTVVPACAANSTLSYCLEDTEYPEYEVKAAITADHLFAKKYADVADQSADDLVDMVSKDQEEAFDYSYYTGASTGDSPYDATHWGGPEGYICPSEVVYAMPKRAQNVDGKWRVIVNDVHYYSQTARLETCLFPESACRALAPCYQSHCTQKSVYHRLLSYDPCDPYKGLFIDIYKMPSACSCHLPA; from the coding sequence CCGTCCATCCTCCAACATATGGCCATCACCCACAGCCCGCTTACGGTCATCATGCACCTGCTTACGGCCACCAGCATGCCTATGACAACGGTTACTGCGACCCAACTGTTGTCCCAGCATGCGCTGCCAATTCCACACTCTCCTACTGTTTGGAAGATACTGAGTATCCGGAATATGAGGTCAAGGCTGCCATCACTGCCGATCATCTGTTCGCCAAGAAGTACGCTGACGTCGCCGACCAGTCTGCTGATGACCTGGTAGACATGGTTAGCAAGGACCAGGAGGAGGCCTTCGACTACTCTTACTACACTGGAGCCTCCACTGGGGACTCTCCCTACGATGCCACCCACTGGGGTGGTCCTGAGGGTTACATCTGTCCCTCCGAAGTGGTGTATGCCATGCCCAAACGTGCCCAGAATGTGGACGGCAAGTGGCGCGTCATTGTCAACGACGTTCACTATTACAGCCAGACTGCCCGCCTCGAGACTTGTCTGTTCCCAGAGTCTGCTTGCCGAGCCCTTGCTCCTTGCTACCAGAGCCACTGTACCCAGAAGTCAGTGTACCACCGTCTACTATCCTACGATCCATGTGACCCATATAAGGGCCTCTTCATTGATATCTACAAGATGCCATCTGCCTGCTCCTGCCATCTTCCCGCCTAA
- the LOC119572940 gene encoding neurotrophin 1-like: MALRYLVSLCLVVAVLADQTSHVSISLDGAPAVSHHSSSHHARPSYHHQPTYHTQPAYHPQPSYNPAPAYHPQPSYKHEHEPAVPECAANTTKSWCLQDDHYPTYEIKHAAEYHYEKLLSLYADVAELNTELSVDRPNTLDEETYLCPSETAYVRPLRAQNTEGKWRVIVNNIDVHYQTLTQTTRIEECLTSADACPLVPDCYESKCLQKSIYHRFLVYDPYDQYFPFAIETFKLPASCACLLGAYTIDH; this comes from the exons ATGGCTTTACGATACTTG GTTTCGTTGTGTTTGGTGGTCGCAGTTCTGGCCGACCAGACCTCACACGTCAGTATCAGTCTAGACGGTGCTCCTGCTGTCAGCCATCACAGTTCCTCTCACCACGCACGCCCTTCATACCACCATCAACCTACCTACCATACACAGCCCGCCTACCATCCACAACCTTCCTACAACCCTGCTCCCGCTTATCACCCACAGCCTTCCTATAAGCATGAACACGAGCCTGCTGTGCCAGAATGTGCTGCCAACACAACCAAATCATGGTGCCTACAAGACGACCATTATCCCACCTACGAGATCAAACACGCAGCCGAATATCACTACGAGAAGCTCCTCTCCCTCTATGCTGACGTAGCTGAACTCAACACTGAGCTGTCTGTGGACCGACCAAATACCCTGGATGAGGAGACTTACTTGTGTCCATCAGAGACCGCTTACGTCAGGCCCCTTCGTGCCCAGAACACCGAGGGAAAGTGGCGTGTCATTGTAAACAATATCGATGTCCATTATCAGACTCTCACTCAAACTACACGTATCGAAGAGTGTCTCACCTCCGCTGATGCATGTCCTCTGGTGCCTGACTGCTACGAGTCCAAGTGTCTGCAGAAGTCCATCTACCACCGCTTCCTTGTCTACGACCCCTATGATCAGTACTTCCCCTTCGCCATCGAGACATTCAAGCTTCCCGCCAGCTGTGCTTGTCTGTTGGGTGCCTATACCATCGATCATTAG
- the LOC119572944 gene encoding protein spaetzle 3-like, producing MLIFVFQSVVLACAGVVLGSVHPSAYGHHPQPAYGHHAPAYGHQHAYGHGYCDPTVAPACAANSTLTYCLEDTEYPEYEIKAAITADHLFAKKYADVADQSADDLVDMVSKDQEEAFDYSYYTGASTGDSPYDATHWGGPEGYICPSEVVYAMPKRAQNVDGKWRVIVNDVHYYSQTARLETCLFPESACRALAPCYQSHCTQKSVYHRLLSYDPCDPYKGLFIDIYKMPSACSCHLPA from the coding sequence atgttaatctTTGTTTTCCAGTCGGTCGTTCTGGCATGTGCCGGAGTCGTTCTGGGATCCGTCCATCCTTCAGCATATGGCCATCACCCACAGCCCGCTTATGGTCATCATGCGCCTGCTTACGGTCACCAGCATGCCTATGGCCACGGTTACTGCGACCCAACTGTTGCCCCAGCATGCGCTGCCAATTCCACTCTCACTTACTGCTTGGAAGATACTGAGTATCCCGAGTACGAGATCAAGGCTGCCATCACTGCCGATCACCTGTTCGCTAAGAAGTACGCTGACGTCGCCGACCAGTCTGCTGATGACCTGGTAGACATGGTTAGCAAAGACCAGGAAGAGGCCTTCGACTACTCTTACTACACTGGAGCCTCCACTGGGGACTCTCCCTACGATGCCACTCACTGGGGTGGTCCTGAGGGTTACATCTGTCCCTCCGAAGTGGTGTATGCCATGCCCAAACGTGCCCAGAATGTGGACGGCAAGTGGCGCGTCATTGTCAACGACGTTCACTATTACAGCCAGACTGCCCGCCTCGAGACTTGTCTGTTCCCAGAGTCTGCTTGCCGCGCTCTTGCTCCTTGCTACCAGAGCCACTGCACCCAGAAGTCAGTGTACCACCGACTCCTTTCCTACGACCCATGTGACCCCTACAAGGGCCTTTTCATCGATATCTACAAGATGCCATCTGCCTGCTCCTGTCACCTTCCCGCCTAA